A genomic stretch from Streptomyces fungicidicus includes:
- a CDS encoding DUF6893 family small protein produces MSKRLIGGAAAVLTMSALVAVAANVWPDVRRYLRIRSM; encoded by the coding sequence ATGAGCAAGCGCCTCATCGGCGGCGCCGCCGCCGTCCTCACGATGTCCGCACTGGTGGCGGTCGCCGCGAACGTCTGGCCGGACGTACGGCGTTACCTGCGCATCCGCAGCATGTGA
- a CDS encoding hydrogenase maturation protease, producing the protein MTSGAALPRTLVAGVGNIFLGDDGFGVEAARALAGEALPEAVEVADIGIRGVHLAYQLLDGYDTLVVLDATARGAEPGTLYVIDAAEPGSRRPPDAVALDGHRMSPDAVLALLDTLCAGTGAVPPRRTLVVGCEPATVEEGIGLSPPVAAAVPGAVRLVRELLGEAVGGEAVARPGHTSLPPLRRAP; encoded by the coding sequence GTGACCAGCGGCGCCGCGCTCCCGCGCACCCTGGTCGCCGGGGTCGGCAACATCTTCCTCGGCGACGACGGCTTCGGCGTCGAGGCCGCCCGCGCGCTGGCCGGGGAGGCGCTTCCGGAGGCTGTCGAGGTCGCCGACATCGGCATCCGCGGCGTCCATCTGGCCTACCAGCTCCTCGACGGCTACGACACGCTCGTCGTCCTGGACGCGACGGCGCGGGGCGCGGAGCCGGGCACCCTGTACGTGATCGACGCGGCGGAGCCCGGCAGCCGGCGGCCACCGGACGCCGTCGCCCTGGACGGCCACCGCATGTCGCCCGACGCGGTGCTCGCCCTGCTCGACACCCTGTGCGCGGGCACCGGCGCGGTGCCGCCGCGGCGCACGCTGGTCGTGGGCTGCGAACCCGCCACCGTCGAGGAGGGCATCGGCCTCAGCCCGCCGGTGGCCGCGGCGGTACCCGGGGCGGTCCGCCTGGTCCGCGAACTGCTCGGCGAAGCGGTCGGCGGCGAAGCCGTCGCCCGGCCCGGCCACACCTCACTCCCACCCCTTCGGAGAGCACCATGA